A window of the Bacteroides thetaiotaomicron VPI-5482 genome harbors these coding sequences:
- a CDS encoding family 43 glycosylhydrolase, with amino-acid sequence MKKIGLFLFDICFALQMVAQEQNYFTNPVIRGDVPDPSVIRIEDTYYATGTSSEWAPFYPMFTSKDLVNWKQVGHVFTKQPSWTSNSFWAPELFYHNNKVYCYYTARQKSTGISYIGVATSDSPLHEFTDHGPIVEYGKEAIDAFIYDDNGQLYISWKAYGLDTRPIELLGCKLSADGLHLDGEPFTLLVDEKGIGMEGQYHFKEGDYYYIVYAAHGCCGPSSDYDVYVARARNYGGPYEKYSGNPILHGGEGDYKSCGHGTVVRTSDGRMFYMCHAYLKGDGFFIGRQPILQEMEMTDDHWVRFKTGNLAIAEQPIPFVGTKQEPLSDFEDNFKGNQLKVDWTWNYPYSDIHAVLKKGKLFLSGTPKNNNKYGTALCLRPQSPQYSCETKVINTGKGLKGLTLYGDDKNLIAWGIEGDKLILKVVKDDIESVLYDSAFASKEIYLKLEVEQGCIFHFYKSLDGKTWQSVQNTPFKGKSLIRWDRVQRPGLLHYGDKDVPAEFSYFKMKNLK; translated from the coding sequence ATGAAAAAGATAGGACTCTTTTTGTTTGATATTTGTTTTGCATTGCAAATGGTGGCACAAGAACAAAACTACTTCACAAATCCTGTTATTCGGGGAGATGTACCCGATCCTTCTGTCATTCGGATTGAAGATACATATTATGCTACGGGTACCTCTTCGGAATGGGCGCCTTTTTATCCAATGTTTACCTCGAAGGATCTGGTAAACTGGAAACAGGTAGGGCATGTTTTTACCAAGCAACCGTCCTGGACTTCTAATTCATTTTGGGCACCAGAATTGTTTTATCATAATAATAAAGTTTACTGTTATTATACTGCCCGCCAAAAAAGTACCGGGATATCATATATCGGAGTAGCTACGTCTGATTCTCCTTTACATGAATTTACCGATCATGGTCCGATTGTAGAGTATGGGAAGGAAGCTATCGATGCATTTATTTATGATGATAACGGGCAGTTGTATATCAGTTGGAAAGCTTATGGTTTGGATACGCGTCCGATAGAATTGTTAGGATGTAAACTGTCCGCTGATGGTTTGCATTTGGATGGTGAACCTTTTACTCTTTTAGTAGATGAAAAGGGAATTGGTATGGAAGGACAGTACCATTTTAAAGAAGGCGACTACTATTATATAGTATACGCTGCCCATGGATGTTGTGGTCCTTCTAGTGACTATGATGTGTATGTAGCACGTGCAAGGAATTATGGTGGACCTTATGAAAAATATTCTGGAAACCCCATTCTTCATGGCGGAGAAGGAGATTATAAATCATGTGGTCATGGTACTGTGGTGAGAACATCTGATGGTCGTATGTTTTATATGTGTCACGCTTATTTGAAGGGAGATGGTTTCTTTATCGGGCGTCAACCGATTTTGCAAGAAATGGAAATGACGGATGATCATTGGGTGCGTTTCAAGACTGGGAATTTGGCTATAGCTGAACAGCCTATACCTTTTGTCGGTACAAAGCAAGAGCCTCTTTCGGATTTTGAAGATAATTTTAAGGGGAATCAATTGAAAGTTGATTGGACGTGGAATTATCCTTATTCAGATATACACGCTGTGCTAAAGAAAGGAAAGTTATTTTTATCCGGTACTCCAAAGAATAACAATAAATATGGTACAGCATTATGTTTACGTCCTCAATCTCCACAGTATAGCTGTGAGACGAAAGTAATAAACACAGGCAAAGGACTGAAAGGATTGACCTTGTATGGCGATGATAAAAACCTGATTGCTTGGGGAATTGAAGGAGATAAACTTATTTTGAAAGTGGTGAAAGACGATATTGAGTCAGTACTTTATGATTCAGCTTTTGCAAGTAAAGAGATATATTTGAAATTGGAAGTTGAACAGGGGTGTATATTCCACTTTTATAAAAGTCTGGATGGAAAAACATGGCAATCTGTGCAGAATACCCCTTTCAAGGGTAAATCCTTGATTCGTTGGGATAGAGTGCAGCGTCCGGGATTACTACATTATGGAGATAAGGATGTACCGGCAGAGTTTTCTTATTTTAAAATGAAGAATTTAAAATAA
- a CDS encoding GSCFA domain-containing protein translates to MDFQTKVELPAGLPPVSHAERILLMGSCFAENMGRLLAENKFRVDMNPFGILYNPLSVSTALVEILKGKVYQEKDLFLYKECWHSPMHHGLFSASSPEEVLEKINTRLSQAHRSVHELDWLMLTFGTAYVYEQKETRQVVSNCHKLPESCFNRRILSVDEIVNEYTSLITSMVARNSHLKVLFTVSPIRHIRDGMHANQLSKSTLLLAIDRLQQLFPDHVFYFPSYEIVLDELRDYRYYADDMLHPSPLAVRYLWERFSEAFFSAETKQVITAIEDITKDLSHKPFHPESEAYQRFLGQIVLKIERLNGKYPYLDFQKETELCHIRLNP, encoded by the coding sequence ATGGATTTTCAAACAAAGGTAGAACTACCGGCGGGCTTGCCGCCTGTCAGTCATGCGGAACGGATTCTTTTGATGGGGTCTTGTTTTGCAGAGAACATGGGCAGGTTGCTGGCAGAAAATAAATTTCGCGTTGACATGAATCCTTTCGGGATTCTCTATAATCCGCTGTCGGTCTCTACGGCTTTGGTGGAGATATTGAAGGGGAAGGTGTATCAGGAGAAAGACTTATTCCTATATAAGGAGTGCTGGCATAGTCCGATGCATCATGGTTTGTTCTCTGCGTCATCGCCGGAGGAAGTACTTGAAAAGATAAACACTCGCTTGTCGCAGGCTCACCGTTCGGTCCACGAACTTGACTGGCTGATGCTGACTTTCGGCACTGCCTATGTATATGAACAGAAAGAAACAAGGCAGGTAGTCTCCAATTGTCATAAACTGCCGGAGAGCTGCTTCAACCGCCGGATTCTTTCGGTAGATGAGATTGTGAACGAATATACTTCGTTGATAACCAGTATGGTGGCGCGCAATTCTCACTTGAAGGTCTTGTTCACGGTCAGCCCTATCCGGCATATACGTGACGGGATGCATGCCAACCAGTTGAGTAAATCGACCTTATTGCTTGCCATCGACCGCCTGCAACAGCTCTTTCCGGATCATGTGTTCTACTTTCCTTCTTATGAGATCGTTTTGGATGAACTGCGTGATTATCGCTATTATGCCGATGACATGCTTCATCCGTCTCCGTTGGCTGTCCGTTATTTGTGGGAACGCTTTTCGGAGGCCTTCTTTTCTGCCGAAACGAAGCAGGTGATCACTGCCATCGAAGATATTACTAAAGACTTGTCACACAAGCCTTTTCATCCGGAGTCGGAAGCGTATCAACGCTTTTTAGGACAAATAGTGTTAAAAATCGAACGACTTAACGGAAAATATCCGTACTTAGACTTTCAAAAAGAAACAGAACTATGTCATATACGATTGAATCCATAG
- the dxs gene encoding 1-deoxy-D-xylulose-5-phosphate synthase yields the protein MKNEPIYNLLNSINSPDDLRRLEVDQLPEVCDELRQDIIKELSCNPGHFAASLGTVELTVALHYVYNTPYDRIVWDVGHQAYGHKILTGRREAFSTNRKLGGIRPFPSPEESEYDTFTCGHASNSISAALGMAVAAAKKGDDQRHVIAIIGDGSMSGGLAFEGLNNSSTTPNNLLIILNDNDMAIDRSVGGMKQYLFNLTTSNRYNQLRFKASRLLFKLGILNDERRKALIRFGNSLKSMAAQQQNIFEGMNIRYFGPIDGHDIKNLSRVLRDIKDLKGPKILHLHTIKGKGFAPAEKHATEWHAPGKFDPVTGERFVANTEGMPPLFQDVFGNTLVELAEANPRIVGVTPAMPSGCSMNILMSKMPKRAFDVGIAEGHAVTFSGGMAKDGLQPFCNIYSSFMQRAYDNIIHDVAIQNLPVVLCLDRAGLVGEDGPTHHGAFDMAYLRPIPNLTIASPMNEHELRRLMYTAQLPDKGPFVLRYPRGRGVLVDWKCPLEEIPVGKGRKLKDGKDIAVISIGPIGNKARSAIARAESESGRSIAHYDLRFLKPLDEELLHEVGRTFRHIVTIEDGTIQGGMGSAVLEFMADHEYTPTVKRIGIPDKFVQHGTVAELYQLCGMDEDSLTKELLKQCELLPDMSKIKELTN from the coding sequence ATGAAGAATGAACCGATATATAACTTGCTAAACTCAATCAACAGCCCCGATGATCTGCGCCGTCTGGAAGTAGACCAACTGCCGGAAGTATGCGATGAATTAAGGCAAGACATTATTAAAGAACTCTCCTGCAATCCGGGGCACTTCGCTGCCAGCCTCGGAACAGTGGAACTGACCGTAGCCCTGCACTACGTCTACAATACACCTTATGACCGTATTGTATGGGACGTGGGACATCAGGCGTACGGCCACAAAATCCTCACAGGACGGCGTGAAGCATTCTCCACCAACCGGAAACTGGGAGGTATTCGCCCCTTCCCTTCTCCCGAAGAGAGCGAATACGATACATTTACCTGCGGACACGCTTCCAATTCGATCTCCGCAGCCCTCGGCATGGCTGTCGCCGCCGCCAAGAAGGGAGACGACCAACGTCATGTGATAGCCATCATCGGAGACGGTTCGATGAGCGGAGGACTGGCTTTTGAAGGATTGAACAATTCTTCTACCACCCCGAACAACCTGCTTATTATCCTGAATGATAACGACATGGCTATCGACCGCAGTGTCGGCGGTATGAAACAATACCTGTTCAACCTGACAACCTCGAACCGCTACAACCAACTGCGTTTCAAGGCTTCCCGCCTGTTGTTCAAGCTCGGCATCCTGAACGATGAACGTCGCAAGGCACTGATCCGCTTCGGCAACAGTCTGAAGTCAATGGCCGCCCAGCAACAGAATATATTCGAAGGAATGAACATCCGCTACTTCGGTCCTATCGATGGCCATGACATAAAGAACCTTTCAAGGGTATTGCGTGACATTAAAGACCTCAAAGGTCCCAAAATACTGCATCTCCACACGATCAAAGGAAAAGGCTTCGCCCCTGCCGAGAAACACGCCACCGAATGGCACGCTCCCGGCAAGTTCGATCCCGTCACCGGAGAGCGTTTCGTAGCCAATACGGAAGGAATGCCTCCCCTGTTCCAAGACGTTTTCGGAAATACACTGGTGGAACTGGCGGAAGCCAATCCAAGGATCGTAGGTGTGACTCCCGCCATGCCTTCCGGCTGTTCGATGAACATCCTCATGTCCAAAATGCCCAAGCGGGCTTTCGATGTGGGTATTGCCGAAGGCCACGCCGTCACCTTCTCCGGAGGAATGGCAAAAGATGGCTTGCAGCCTTTCTGCAACATCTATTCATCGTTCATGCAACGGGCTTATGACAATATTATCCATGATGTGGCTATTCAGAATCTTCCCGTAGTTCTCTGTCTCGACCGTGCCGGACTGGTAGGCGAAGACGGTCCGACACATCACGGTGCGTTCGACATGGCTTATCTGCGTCCGATACCTAATCTGACCATCGCCTCCCCTATGAATGAGCATGAGCTGCGACGACTGATGTACACGGCACAACTGCCGGATAAAGGTCCGTTCGTACTCCGCTATCCGCGTGGCCGTGGCGTATTGGTGGACTGGAAATGCCCGCTTGAAGAAATTCCTGTAGGCAAAGGACGGAAATTGAAGGACGGAAAAGATATAGCTGTCATCAGCATAGGACCTATCGGAAATAAAGCAAGGAGTGCCATCGCCCGTGCCGAGTCCGAATCGGGAAGAAGCATCGCCCACTATGATCTGAGATTCCTCAAACCGCTGGACGAAGAACTGCTGCACGAAGTGGGCCGCACATTCCGCCACATCGTCACCATAGAAGACGGAACGATTCAGGGAGGAATGGGAAGTGCCGTACTTGAATTCATGGCCGACCATGAATATACCCCGACAGTCAAACGCATCGGAATTCCGGATAAATTCGTGCAACACGGCACGGTAGCCGAGTTATATCAGCTCTGCGGAATGGATGAAGACAGCCTGACAAAAGAATTGCTGAAGCAATGTGAACTTCTGCCCGACATGAGCAAAATAAAAGAATTAACTAACTGA
- a CDS encoding TrkH family potassium uptake protein translates to MINSRMIYRIMGFLLLIETAMLMCCGGVSLFYKEDDLNSFLLSSAITAFVGVIMLAIGRGAEKSLNRRDGYVIVSVAWIAFSFFGMLPYYIGGYIPSVTDAFFETMSGFSSTGATIMNNIESMPHGILFWRAMTQWIGGLGIVFFTIAVLPIFGMGGIQVFAAEASGPTHDKVHPRIGVTAKWIWGIYAGMTGTLIILLVFGGMGLFDSICHAFTTTSTGGFSTKQTSIEYYHSPYIDYVISVFMFLSGVNFTLLLLMFNGKIKKFIHDAELKFYFMSVAFFTVFIAVWLYQTSSMGAEEAFRKSLFQVISLQTSTGFATADYMLWPSILWGCLLIVMIMGACAGSTTGGIKCIRMVILFKVAKNEFKHILHPNAVLPVRVNKQVISPSIQSTVLAFTFLYAIIAIISILVMMGFGVGFLESIGTVISSIGNMGPGLGTCGPAFSWSELPDAAKWLLSFLMLLGRLELFTVLLLFSSDFWKRN, encoded by the coding sequence ATGATTAATTCGAGGATGATATATCGCATCATGGGGTTTCTGTTACTGATAGAAACGGCTATGTTAATGTGTTGCGGTGGTGTTTCACTATTTTACAAGGAAGATGATTTAAACAGTTTTCTGCTTTCATCAGCTATCACGGCCTTTGTAGGTGTGATTATGCTTGCTATTGGAAGAGGGGCCGAAAAGTCACTCAACCGCCGCGATGGATATGTGATTGTCAGTGTAGCCTGGATTGCTTTCTCCTTTTTTGGAATGTTGCCCTATTATATAGGCGGGTATATTCCAAGTGTCACCGATGCCTTCTTCGAGACAATGTCCGGCTTCAGCAGTACCGGTGCCACCATCATGAATAATATAGAATCGATGCCTCACGGAATCCTTTTCTGGCGGGCAATGACTCAGTGGATCGGCGGTCTGGGAATTGTATTCTTTACGATTGCCGTTCTTCCGATTTTCGGTATGGGAGGTATTCAGGTATTTGCCGCCGAAGCCAGTGGGCCGACTCATGACAAAGTACATCCCCGTATTGGTGTTACCGCCAAATGGATCTGGGGCATCTATGCCGGTATGACGGGGACATTGATTATATTACTGGTATTCGGGGGCATGGGACTTTTCGACAGTATCTGCCACGCTTTCACCACGACCAGTACAGGTGGGTTCTCCACCAAGCAGACAAGTATCGAATATTACCACTCGCCTTACATAGACTATGTAATATCTGTTTTCATGTTCCTCTCGGGAGTCAACTTCACGCTATTATTGCTGATGTTCAATGGGAAAATAAAGAAGTTTATCCATGATGCCGAGCTGAAGTTTTATTTTATGTCTGTTGCCTTTTTCACGGTTTTCATAGCAGTCTGGCTTTATCAGACCAGTTCGATGGGAGCAGAAGAAGCATTCCGGAAATCTCTGTTCCAAGTAATCTCCCTACAGACTTCAACCGGTTTTGCCACTGCCGACTATATGCTCTGGCCCTCCATTCTCTGGGGCTGTCTTCTTATCGTAATGATAATGGGTGCTTGCGCAGGCAGTACGACAGGTGGTATCAAATGTATCCGCATGGTTATCCTCTTCAAAGTTGCCAAAAATGAATTTAAACATATTCTGCATCCCAATGCAGTATTGCCCGTACGGGTGAATAAACAGGTGATCTCCCCCTCTATCCAGTCTACCGTACTGGCATTTACATTTTTGTATGCAATCATCGCCATTATCAGCATTCTTGTCATGATGGGCTTCGGAGTGGGATTTCTCGAATCTATCGGAACGGTCATATCAAGTATAGGAAACATGGGACCGGGACTCGGCACGTGTGGCCCTGCCTTCTCGTGGAGTGAATTGCCTGATGCAGCCAAATGGTTGCTCTCCTTTTTGATGCTTCTCGGACGTCTGGAGTTGTTTACGGTATTGCTGCTGTTCAGTTCCGATTTCTGGAAAAGAAATTAA
- a CDS encoding SGNH/GDSL hydrolase family protein, with protein sequence MKKFLVLVAAVCMAYTTAFAQTVKPFKEGDRAVFLGNSITDGGRYHSFIWLYYMTRFPNMPIRVFNGGIGGDTAYDMNKRLDGDIFSKNPTVLMVTFGMNDSGYYEYNGDNAKEFGEQKYQESIKNFQQMEKRFKELPHTRIVMTGTSPYDETAQIKDNTVFKKKNETIKRIIEYQRESAARNGWEFTDWNAPMVAINQELQQKDPSFTLCGNDRIHPDNDGHMVMAYLFLKAQGFAGKDVANMEINANKKQAVKAEGCTISNIKKIGKDISFDYLAEALPYPLDTIARGWGSKKSQAEVIKEVPFMEEMNTELLKVTGLKGQYKLLIDDQEIGTWDAADLAKGINLAAESKTPQYQQALTIMHLNEYRWELERTFREYAWCQFGFFQQKGLLFANDRKAIEVMDENVEKNMWLKGRRDLYSKMMFKEIRDAREQEMDVLISKIYEINKPVVRKIVLRKI encoded by the coding sequence ATGAAAAAGTTTTTAGTATTAGTTGCAGCAGTTTGCATGGCATATACTACTGCGTTTGCTCAGACCGTGAAACCTTTTAAGGAAGGTGATAGAGCTGTGTTTTTAGGAAATAGTATTACGGATGGTGGTCGTTACCATTCATTTATCTGGTTGTATTACATGACCCGCTTCCCGAATATGCCTATTCGTGTATTCAATGGAGGTATTGGTGGTGATACAGCGTATGATATGAATAAACGTTTGGATGGTGACATTTTTAGCAAAAATCCTACTGTATTGATGGTGACTTTCGGTATGAATGATTCCGGTTATTATGAATATAATGGTGATAATGCGAAAGAATTTGGTGAACAGAAGTATCAGGAAAGCATCAAGAACTTCCAGCAGATGGAAAAACGTTTCAAGGAATTGCCACATACTCGTATCGTAATGACGGGAACCTCTCCTTATGATGAAACTGCGCAAATAAAGGATAATACGGTCTTTAAGAAAAAAAATGAGACTATTAAGAGAATTATAGAATATCAAAGAGAATCTGCTGCAAGAAATGGTTGGGAATTTACAGATTGGAATGCGCCTATGGTAGCTATAAATCAGGAACTTCAACAAAAAGATCCTAGTTTTACTCTTTGTGGTAACGATCGTATCCATCCGGACAATGACGGTCATATGGTGATGGCTTATCTTTTCTTGAAAGCACAAGGTTTTGCTGGTAAAGATGTGGCCAACATGGAAATCAATGCAAATAAGAAGCAAGCAGTGAAGGCAGAAGGTTGTACCATCTCAAATATTAAGAAAATAGGTAAAGATATTAGTTTTGATTATCTGGCAGAGGCGTTACCATATCCTTTGGATACTATTGCACGAGGCTGGGGTTCTAAGAAGAGTCAGGCAGAAGTTATAAAAGAAGTTCCTTTTATGGAAGAGATGAATACTGAATTGCTGAAAGTTACCGGTTTGAAGGGGCAATATAAACTGTTGATTGACGATCAGGAAATAGGAACCTGGGATGCTGCTGATTTGGCAAAGGGTATAAATTTAGCTGCAGAATCTAAAACTCCACAATACCAGCAGGCATTAACTATCATGCACCTCAATGAGTATCGTTGGGAACTTGAAAGAACATTTAGAGAATATGCGTGGTGCCAGTTTGGTTTCTTTCAACAAAAAGGCTTATTGTTTGCTAATGACAGAAAGGCTATTGAAGTGATGGATGAAAATGTAGAGAAGAACATGTGGTTGAAAGGACGTCGGGATCTTTATTCAAAGATGATGTTTAAAGAAATTCGCGACGCACGTGAACAAGAGATGGATGTTCTGATTTCCAAGATCTACGAAATCAACAAGCCAGTAGTAAGAAAGATTGTTCTGAGAAAAATATAA
- the trkA gene encoding Trk system potassium transporter TrkA — protein sequence MKIIIAGAGNVGTHLAKLLSREKQDIILMDDDEEKLSALSANFDLLTVTASPSSISGLKEVGVKEADLFIAVTPDESRNMTACMLATNLGAKKTVARIDNYEYLLPKNKEFFRKLGVDSLIYPEMLAAKEIVSSMRMSWVRQWWEFCGGALILIGTKMREKAEILNIPLHQLGAPDIPYHVVAIKRGTETIIPRGDDVIKLHDIVYFTTTRKYIPYIRKIAGKEDYADVRNVMIMGGSRIAVRTAQYVPDYMQVKIVDNDINRCNRLTELLDDKTMIINGDGRDMDLLIEEGLKNTEAFVALTDNSETNILACLAAKRMGVEKTVAEVENIDYIGMAESLDIGTVINKKMIAASHIYQMMLDADVSNVKCLTFANADVAEFTVPAGAKITKNLIKDLGLPKGTTIGGMIRNGEGVLVTGDTLIRPGDHVVVFCLSMMIKKIEKFFN from the coding sequence ATGAAGATAATTATCGCAGGTGCCGGAAACGTAGGCACCCACCTGGCTAAATTATTGTCCCGGGAAAAACAGGACATTATCCTGATGGACGATGACGAAGAAAAACTAAGTGCCCTCAGCGCCAACTTCGATTTGTTGACTGTCACGGCTTCTCCTTCTTCCATCTCGGGACTGAAAGAGGTAGGCGTGAAAGAAGCGGACTTGTTCATCGCAGTCACCCCCGACGAAAGCAGGAATATGACTGCCTGTATGCTAGCCACCAATCTGGGTGCCAAAAAGACTGTCGCCCGCATCGACAACTACGAATATCTTCTGCCCAAAAACAAGGAATTCTTCCGGAAACTGGGTGTAGACTCATTGATCTATCCGGAAATGCTTGCTGCCAAAGAAATCGTATCTTCCATGCGTATGAGCTGGGTACGTCAATGGTGGGAATTCTGCGGAGGCGCCTTGATACTGATCGGTACCAAGATGCGCGAAAAAGCGGAAATACTGAATATTCCCCTCCATCAACTGGGTGCACCGGACATCCCTTACCACGTGGTAGCCATCAAACGCGGAACGGAAACCATCATTCCGCGCGGAGACGATGTTATCAAACTGCACGATATTGTTTATTTCACCACTACACGCAAATATATTCCTTATATCCGGAAAATAGCCGGCAAGGAGGATTATGCCGATGTACGCAACGTCATGATCATGGGCGGAAGCCGTATCGCCGTCCGTACCGCTCAGTACGTGCCGGATTATATGCAGGTAAAAATTGTAGATAACGACATCAACCGTTGCAACCGGCTGACTGAATTATTGGACGACAAAACCATGATCATCAACGGCGATGGTCGTGATATGGACCTGCTCATCGAAGAAGGTTTAAAGAATACCGAAGCATTTGTCGCCTTGACGGACAATTCGGAAACGAACATCCTCGCCTGTCTCGCCGCCAAACGTATGGGAGTGGAAAAGACGGTGGCGGAAGTAGAGAATATCGACTATATCGGCATGGCGGAAAGTCTTGATATCGGCACGGTCATCAATAAGAAAATGATTGCCGCCAGCCACATTTATCAGATGATGCTGGATGCCGATGTATCCAATGTCAAATGCCTGACGTTTGCCAACGCCGATGTGGCTGAGTTTACCGTACCCGCCGGAGCAAAGATTACTAAAAATTTAATCAAGGATCTGGGATTGCCCAAAGGAACAACCATCGGAGGTATGATTCGCAATGGCGAAGGAGTGCTCGTAACCGGAGATACGCTGATTCGTCCTGGAGACCATGTCGTTGTATTCTGCCTGAGTATGATGATCAAGAAGATTGAGAAGTTCTTTAATTAA
- a CDS encoding glycoside hydrolase family 130 protein yields MKRKFQHIAYLLMVAAVITSCGEKKQTSEFPDWAWADFQRPEGINPIVSPDTTTVFYCPMRQDSVAWESSDTFNPAATIYDGKVVVLYRAEDNSAVGIGSRTSRLGYAYSDDGLHFNRMTVPVFYPADDNQKELEWPGGCEDPRVAVTEDGLYVMLYTQWNRKQARLAVATSRDLQIWEKYGPAFAKAYGGRFFDEFSKSASIVTKLVDGKQVIAKIDGKYWMYWGEKFVNVATSTDLINWEPMLDEKGDFLKVITPREGKFDSDLTECGPPAIMTDKGILLLYNGKNKSGAEGDTLYTANSYCAGQALFDAKDPTKLIDRLDKPFYIPESDFEKSGQYPAGTVFIEGLVFHNQKWYLYYGCADSRVAVAVYDPFKK; encoded by the coding sequence ATGAAAAGAAAATTTCAACATATAGCTTATTTACTGATGGTTGCAGCAGTGATAACTTCCTGTGGAGAGAAGAAGCAAACATCCGAATTCCCCGATTGGGCATGGGCGGATTTTCAACGTCCGGAAGGTATTAACCCAATTGTCTCTCCTGATACCACTACTGTTTTTTATTGCCCAATGAGGCAGGATTCGGTAGCATGGGAATCTAGTGATACTTTTAATCCGGCTGCTACAATTTATGATGGTAAAGTGGTTGTGCTTTACCGGGCAGAAGATAATTCGGCGGTAGGAATTGGTTCACGCACTTCTCGCTTAGGCTATGCTTATTCTGATGATGGTTTGCATTTTAACCGGATGACTGTTCCTGTATTTTATCCGGCAGATGATAACCAGAAAGAATTGGAATGGCCAGGGGGGTGTGAAGATCCGCGAGTTGCTGTGACAGAGGATGGCCTTTATGTAATGCTTTATACACAATGGAATCGTAAGCAGGCCCGTCTTGCCGTAGCTACTTCTCGTGATCTTCAGATATGGGAAAAATATGGTCCGGCTTTTGCAAAAGCATATGGCGGACGTTTTTTTGATGAATTTTCCAAATCTGCTTCTATTGTCACAAAATTGGTAGATGGCAAACAAGTGATTGCTAAAATTGATGGAAAATATTGGATGTATTGGGGAGAAAAGTTTGTGAACGTAGCTACTTCCACGGATTTGATTAATTGGGAACCGATGCTTGATGAAAAAGGAGACTTTCTAAAAGTAATTACTCCTCGTGAAGGTAAATTTGATAGTGACCTGACCGAGTGTGGTCCACCTGCAATTATGACTGATAAAGGTATTTTATTACTTTATAATGGTAAGAATAAGTCAGGTGCAGAGGGTGATACATTGTATACTGCTAATTCTTATTGTGCCGGGCAAGCATTATTCGATGCTAAAGATCCGACTAAATTGATTGACCGATTGGATAAACCATTCTATATTCCGGAATCAGATTTTGAGAAGAGCGGACAATATCCCGCGGGAACAGTATTTATAGAAGGTTTAGTATTCCATAATCAGAAATGGTACTTATATTATGGTTGTGCAGATTCACGTGTAGCAGTTGCTGTGTATGATCCTTTTAAGAAATAA